A stretch of Primulina tabacum isolate GXHZ01 chromosome 13, ASM2559414v2, whole genome shotgun sequence DNA encodes these proteins:
- the LOC142522941 gene encoding uncharacterized protein LOC142522941, translated as MLSLIKPLTFFPLKISCPIQHCHIYSLPVGRPIRSARDNDSNTTSSDDVNASPTLPPPITPPETVEIRFKRGSRKRRKQQEDGAINKMQSKKASAPKDWESMNLTEKATELYIGEKGLLFWLNKLAYASIFIIIGGWILFRFVGPALNLYQLDAPPLSPTSILKGS; from the coding sequence ATGCTATCCTTGATTAAACCTCTCACTTTTTTTCccttgaaaatatcatgtccaatTCAACATTGCCACATTTATTCTCTACCTGTAGGACGACCAATCAGAAGCGCTAGAGATAATGACAGTAACACCACTAGCAGTGACGACGTAAATGCATCACCAACTCTCCCCCCACCCATCACACCACCAGAAACAGTAGAAATACGGTTCAAAAGAGGTTCGAGGAAAAGAAGAAAGCAACAAGAAGATGGTGCTATCAATAAAATGCAATCTAAGAAGGCTTCGGCTCCCAAGGACTGGGAATCCATGAATCTCACTGAGAAGGCAACAGAGCTGTATATAGGTGAGAAGGGTCTATTATTCTGGCTTAACAAGCTAGCTTATGCTTCCATCTTTATAATTATCGGAGGATGGATACTGTTCCGTTTTGTTGGTCCTGCACTCAACTTGTATCAGCTGGACGCCCCTCCGCTGTCTCCAACGTCCATATTGAAGGGTTCATGA